The following coding sequences are from one Panicum hallii strain FIL2 chromosome 5, PHallii_v3.1, whole genome shotgun sequence window:
- the LOC112892479 gene encoding agamous-like MADS-box protein AGL62 produces the protein MPRKARRSGVKFIEDERNRSLTFFKRRSGLFKAVSDLSALTGARVVMVLECENERFSSFGTPKADPIVDAFLSGDAPTESDTSEEQKAVIINLQNELFQLEKDKAMEDKWKKENMLRAKEIQGTSRKAKYVYGKVEDLDATELYEMYHELSRIKQEISDRLPWFRSMPSNVATLPMYFPYAPSQISFQ, from the coding sequence ATGCCCAGGAAGGCTAGGAGATCTGGAGTGAAGTTCATTGAAGATGAAAGAAACCGTAGTCTAACTTTCTTCAAGCGACGCTCTGGGCTTTTCAAGGCTGTGTCTGACCTCTCCGCCCTTACAGGTGCTAGGGTTGTTATGGTGTTGGAGTGCGAAAATGAGAGGTTTTCCTCTTTCGGCACTCCAAAGGCTGACCCAATTGTTGATGCTTTCCTTTCCGGTGATGCACCAACAGAGTCCGACACCAGCGAAGAACAAAAGGCAGTAATCATTAACTTGCAGAACGAGTTGTTCCAGCTAGAGAAAGACAAGGCCATGGAGGACAAGTGGAAGAAGGAGAACATGCTGCGGGCTAAGGAAATTCAAGGGACCTCAAGGAAGGCCAAGTATGTTTATGGTAAGGTAGAGGATCTTGATGCCACTGAGCTCTATGAGATGTACCATGAGCTCTCACGGATCAAGCAAGAGATCAGTGATCGCTTGCCTTGGTTCCGTTCGATGCCTTCAAATGTTGCGACTCTACCTATGTATTTTCCATATGCTCCCTCACAAATATCCTTCCAGTAG
- the LOC112891375 gene encoding probable inactive receptor kinase At2g26730 has product MPSPRAPLAALAALLAVAALAPRAAAEPPPSERSALLAFLTATPHERRLGWNTSTPTCGWVGVTCDSSGSTVVEVRLPGVGIVGAIPPGTLGRLTNLRVLSLRSNRVLGSIPDDVLQLPNLKALFLQHNRLSGAIPPGIARLGGLERLVLAHNNLSGPIPFALNNLTALRVLRLDGNNLSGSIPSISIPALAVFNVSDNSLNGSIPKSLSHFPRDSFAGNLQLCGDPLPPCGSPFFPPAPAPGMSPAGGGPMPGSSKKRKLSGAAIAGIVVGAVVAGLLLLIAIVLCAVSRRRRGGAREGPKAATTSAAAAAAAGRGQPPPASGEGGGMTSSSKEDLGGGASGSAAAVAASAAGGAAGEQSRLVFVGKGAGYSFDLEDLLRASAEVLGKGSVGTSYKAVLEEGTTVVVKRLKDVAVARREFDAHMEALGRVEHRNVLPVRAYYFSKDEKLLVYDYLPNGSLSAMLHGSRGSGRTPLDWEARMRSALSAARGLAHLHTAHNLVHGNVKASNVLLRPDPDAAALSDFSLHQLFAPSSTRAGGYRAPEVVDSRRLTFKSDVYSLGVLLLELLTGKSPAHASLEGDGTLDLPRWVQSVVREEWTAEVFDVELVRLGASAEEEMVALLQVAMACVATVPDARPDAPDVVRMIEEIGAGHGGRTTTEESEGVRGTSEEERSRSGGTPPAAPTP; this is encoded by the exons ATGCCTAGCCCCCGCGCGCCcctggcggcgctggcggccctgCTCGCGGTCGCCGCCCtggccccccgcgccgccgcggagccccCGCCCAGCGAGCGGTCCGCGCTGCTGGCGTTCCTCACCGCGACCCCGCACGAGCGCCGCCTCGGCTGGAACACCTCCACCCCGACGTGCGGCTGGGTCGGGGTCACCTGCGACAGCTCCGGTTCCACCGTCGTCGAGGTGCGCCTCCCGGGCGTCGGCATCGTCGGCGCCATCCCGCCGGGCACGCTCGGCCGCCTCACCAACCTCCGCGTGCTCTCGCTCCGCTCCAACCGCGTCCTGGGCTCCATCCCCGACGACGTGCTGCAGCTGCCCAACCTCAAGGCGCTCTTCCTGCAGCACAACCGGCTGTCCGGCGCCATCCCGCCGGGGATCGCCAGGCTCGGCGGGCTCGAGCGCCTCGTGCTCGCGCACAACAACCTCTCGGGCCCCATCCCCTTCGCGCTCAACAACCTCACCGCGCTGCGGGTGCTCCGGCTCGACGGCAACAACCTCTCCGGGAGCATTCCCAGCATCAGCATCCCGGCGCTCGCCGTCTTCAACGTCTCCGACAACAGCCTCAACGGCTCCATCCCGAAATCGCTCTCGCACTTCCCGCGGGACTCCTTCGCGGGAAACCTCCAGCTCTGCGGCGACCCGCTCCCGCCATGCGGCAGCCCGTTCTTCCCCCCAGCGCCGGCGCCCGGGATGagcccggccggcggcggccccatGCCGGGCTCCTCCAAGAAGCGGAAGCTCTCCGGCGCGGCAATCGCGGGCATCGTCGTGGGCGCCGTGGTGGCAGGGCTCCTACTCCTCATCGCTATCGTGCTCTGCGCCGTGTCCCgcaggcggaggggcggcgcgcgcgaggggccCAAGGCCGCGACGacgtccgcggcggcggcggcggcggcggggagaggGCAGCCCCCGCCGGCttccggcgagggcggcggcatGACGTCTTCGTCCAAGGAGGACCTCGGGGGCGGCGCGTCCGGGTCGGCCGCGGCCGTGGCCGCCtctgcggcgggcggcgccgcgggggagCAGAGCCGGCTGGTGTTCGTGGGCAAGGGCGCCGGGTACAGCTTCGACCTGGAGGACCTGCTGCGCGCGTCGGCGGAGGTGCTGGGCAAGGGCAGCGTGGGGACGTCGTACAAGGCGGTGCTGGAGGAAGGCACGACGGTGGTGGTGAAGCGGCTCAAGGACgtggcggtggcgcggcgcGAGTTCGACGCGCACATGGAGGCGCTCGGCCGGGTGGAGCACCGCAACGTGCTCCCCGTGCGCGCCTACTACTTCTCCAAGGACGAGAAGCTCCTCGTCTACGACTACCTCCCCAACGGCAGCCTCTCCGCCATGCTGCACG GGAGCCGGGGCTCGGGGCGGACGCCGCTGGACTGGGAGGCGCGCATGCGCTCCGCGCTGTCCGCCGCTCGCGGGCTGGCGCACCTGCACACCGCGCACAACCTCGTGCACGGCAACGTCAAGGCCTCCAACGTGCTGCTCCGGCCGGACCCGGACGCGGCGGCGCTCTCGGACTTCAGCCTCCACCAGCTGTTCGCGCCGTCGTCGACGCGGGCCGGCGGGTACCGCGCGCCGGAGGTGGTGGACTCGCGCCGGCTGACGTTCAAGTCCGACGTCTACTCCCTCGGCGTGCTGCTCCTGGAGCTCCTGACGGGCAAGTCCCCGGCGCACGCGTCCCTGGAGGGCGACGGCACGCTGGACCTGCCCCGGTGGGTGCAGTCCGTGGTGCGGGAGGAGTGGACCGCCGAGGTGTTCGACGTGGAGCTCGTGCGGCTGGGCGCCAGCGCcgaggaggagatggtggcgcTGCTGCAGGTGGCCATGGCGTGCGTGGCCACAGTCCCGGACGCGCGGCCGGACGCCCCCGACGTGGTCCGGATGATCGAGGAGATCGGCGCCGGCCACGGCGGCCGGACGACGACGGAGGAGAGCGAGGGCGTGCGGGGCACGTCGGAGGAGGAGCGGTCGCGGTCGGGGggcacgccgccggccgcaccgACGCCGTGA
- the LOC112895974 gene encoding pentatricopeptide repeat-containing protein At5g55740, chloroplastic-like — translation MAPLPLPIPAITSPHPSKPHDAPAPGPRPAASSLHAALGSLSQHAHYGALRDAFALVAHAERQSSPAAAVSVGPEVYASLLQCCVAAGSLRAGRQVHAALVKRGPYYCRNAYVGTKLAVFYARCGALADAERAFSALPGRDRNAYAWAAVIGLWSRAGLHARALDGFAAMLEAGVPADNFVLPTVLKACAGLGLFRAGRAVHGYAWKAGIAECVYVMSSLVDFYGKCGQVEDARGVFDAMPERTVVSWNSMLMAYIHNGGIDEAVELFYEMRVEGVLPTRVSVVSLLSASAELDVVDGGRQGHAVAVSSGLEIDVILGSSMINFYCKVGLVEAAEGVFEQMEERDIVTWNLMIAGYFQNGQIDKAFDTCRRMLETNLKFDCVTLASIIMACVKSCSMMVGTAAHGYAIRNDLHSDRTVACGLIDLYASTGRIEHARKVFNAMSQRDPVLWKVMISTYADRGMNSEALKLLDQMQLEGMSPTAACWDSVISAFIRNGQFEDALDIFNQMLLTKTRPNLRTWSLLISGLAQNGMHQQVTNLYFKMQEVESAPSPTIYSAVILAVKLVASVHCGKAIHACVVKKGLLLSKSVIQSLLNMYSSFDDGGTTDSLLRLLAECSK, via the coding sequence ATGGCGCCGCTCCCACTCCCCATTCCCGCCATCACGAGCCCCCACCCTTCCAAACCGCacgacgcgccggcgccggggccgAGGCCCGCCGCTTCCTCCCTCCACGCCGCGCTCGGCTCCCTGTCCCAGCACGCCCACTACGGCGCCCTCCGCGACGCGTTCGCGCTTGTCGCCCACGCCGAGCGCCAgtcctccccggccgccgccgtctcggTGGGGCCGGAGGTGTACGCGTCGCTGCTCCAGTGCTGCGTCGCGGCCGGGTCCCTCCGCGCGGGCCGCCAGGTGCACGCGGCGCTCGTCAAGCGCGGGCCCTACTACTGCCGGAACGCGTACGTCGGCACCAAGCTCGCCGTCTTCTACGCCCGCTGCGGCGCGCTCGCCGACGCCGAGCGCGCGTTCAGCGCGCTCCCGGGCAGGGACAGGAACGCCTACGCGTGGGCGGCCGTCATCGGGCTCTGGAGCCGCGCGGGGCTGCACGCCAGGGCGCTCGACGGGTTCGCGGCCATGCTCGAGGCGGGCGTCCCCGCGGACAACTTCGTCCTGCCCACCGTGCTTAAGGCGTGCGCGGGGCTCGGGCTGTTCCGTGCCGGGAGGGCAGTGCACGGGTACGCGTGGAAGGCGGGGATCGCGGAGTGCGTGTACGTGATGAGCAGCCTCGTGGACTTCTACGGGAAGTGCGGACAGGTGGAGGACGCGAGAGGGGTGTTCGACGCAATGCCGGAGAGGACCGTGGTGAGCTGGAACTCGATGCTCATGGCGTACATACACAATGGCGGGATCGATGAGGCCGTGGAGCTGTTCTACGAGATGAGGGTTGAGGGCGTGCTGCCGACGAGGGTCAGCGTTGTGAGCTTGCTGTCCGCATCCGCAGAGCTTGATGTTGTTGATGGGGGCAGGCAGGGCCATGCTGTAGCCGTATCGAGTGGGTTAGAGATTGATGTGATTCTGGGTAGCTCAATGATCAACTTCTACTGTAAAGTTGGGTTGGTGGAGGCTGCAGAGGGGGTGTTTGAGCAGATGGAAGAGAGAGATATTGTCACTTGGAATTTGATGATTGCTGGTTATTTTCAGAATGGGCAGATTGACAAGGCTTTCGACACTTGTCGAAGAATGCTGGAGACCAACCTCAAGTTCGATTGCGTGACATTGGCATCCATTATCATGGCTTGTGTAAAGTCTTGCAGTATGATGGTGGGCACAGCTGCTCATGGTTACGCAATCAGAAATGATCTTCATTCAGATAGGACTGTTGCTTGTGGCTTGATAGACCTGTACGCGAGTACTGGGAGGATTGAACATGCACGTAAAGTGTTCAATGCCATGAGTCAGAGAGACCCAGTCCTGTGGAAAGTGATGATTTCCACTTATGCAGATCGCGGCATGAATTCTGAGGCTCTGAAGCTTTTGGATCAGATGCAGCTCGAAGGCATGTCCCCAACTGCAGCATGTTGGGATTCAGTAATTTCAGCTTTTATACGAAATGGCCAGTTCGAAGATGCTCTAGACATATTCAACCAGATGCTTCTGACTAAAACACGCCCCAATCTGCGCACTTGGAGCCTATTAATAAGTGGCTTAGCCCAAAATGGCATGCATCAGCAGGTAACAAATCTATATTTCAAGATGCAGGAGGTAGAGTCAGCACCCAGTCCAACTATCTATTCAGCAGTGATCCTTGCTGTTAAACTTGTGGCTTCTGTACATTGTGGAAAGGCAATTCACGCTTGCGTTGTTAAAAAGGGCCTGTTATTGTCCAAATCCGTGATACAATCGCTTCTGAACATGTATAGTAGTTTCGATGATGGAGGCACGACGGACAGTTTACTAAGATTGCTTGCTGAATGCAGTAAATAA